CAGTTCGTGATACCCGTTGCAGATTTCGATTCCCTGCAGGTACAGTTCAAATCGTTCTGTGACGCCCTCTGATCCCGGCCCATCATCATAACGAATCTGTGCCAGTGCGGCTTGCTGGGGAGGAAAATCATAGAGGAATACAGCGCCATATTGGCTGAGTGCTGGCTCTACGAGTTCCACCAGCAGTAAATTCTGCCAGCTCAAGCAGTCAGCGGTATCGAAATCAGCGGGGATTGAAATCTGGTGCTGTTGTACCATCTGTTCAAACTGCTCTGCCGATGATTGCAAAGCAGACAATCCGGCAAATTTTTGAAACGCGTCCTCGTAACTGAAACGCGCAAAAGGCTGCGCGGGGAGTTCCTGTTGCGTACCCTGTTCTGAACCAGAGGCAGCCGTCGCAAACACGTGTCGCACAAGTGCTTCGACAAACGTCATCTGGTCGTGATGCGTTTCTCCCCGTCGATACCATTCCAGCATGGAAAATTCCGGGTTGTGTCGTTCTCCCCGTTCTGCCTGCCGAAAGGCGTGCGT
This window of the Gimesia fumaroli genome carries:
- the epmA gene encoding EF-P lysine aminoacylase EpmA → MNQPVPEYLPTASIETLQQRSRLLQAIRTFFETRGYWEVETPILSRDSVVDAYIDPFTAGWNSEEGAASSNAGARSEIRYLQTSPEFAMKRLLTAGADQIYQITHAFRQAERGERHNPEFSMLEWYRRGETHHDQMTFVEALVRHVFATAASGSEQGTQQELPAQPFARFSYEDAFQKFAGLSALQSSAEQFEQMVQQHQISIPADFDTADCLSWQNLLLVELVEPALSQYGAVFLYDFPPQQAALAQIRYDDGPGSEGVTERFELYLQGIEICNGYHELTDAVELRRRIEVQSKLREKEHRPALPAESYLLQAMEAGLPACAGTALGIDRLIMLALGKQALQEVIAFPFNRA